From a single Candidatus Latescibacterota bacterium genomic region:
- a CDS encoding response regulator — protein MAKVKILVTDDDKDIRDSLQAILEGEDYEVVTAADKIEGWEKIRAEKPDLMILDVMMTTWQDGFEMARELKNDPEYSGIPILMLTGVKEQTGIDFKSSAGNDEWNPVEAFLEKPIQPDVLLAEIKKLL, from the coding sequence ATGGCAAAGGTAAAGATCCTGGTGACAGACGACGATAAGGATATACGTGATTCACTGCAGGCCATCCTTGAAGGTGAGGATTACGAGGTCGTGACAGCTGCGGACAAGATCGAGGGTTGGGAGAAGATAAGGGCGGAAAAACCCGACCTCATGATCCTGGATGTCATGATGACGACCTGGCAGGATGGGTTCGAGATGGCCCGGGAACTGAAAAACGATCCGGAATACAGCGGCATCCCTATCCTGATGCTTACTGGAGTCAAGGAACAGACCGGTATCGATTTCAAGTCGTCAGCCGGTAACGATGAATGGAATCCTGTCGAAGCTTTTCTGGAGAAACCGATCCAGCCGGATGTGCTTTTGGCAGAGATAAAGAAACTTCTCTAG